From one Alicyclobacillus acidocaldarius subsp. acidocaldarius Tc-4-1 genomic stretch:
- the paaD gene encoding 1,2-phenylacetyl-CoA epoxidase subunit PaaD yields the protein MRVTIRSMSEEAVWQALACVPDPELPVVSVIDLGMVKSVSVDHRVARVELIPTFLGCPALGWIADKVRAALAEQGFEAEVAFALDVIWDPSRITPDGIDKLRQMGVAVPVKSDAAPVACPYCGARDTDIESLFGPTPCRAVYYCRACRQPFEAMKP from the coding sequence ATGCGCGTGACCATCCGCTCGATGTCTGAGGAGGCGGTCTGGCAGGCGCTCGCCTGCGTGCCGGATCCCGAGTTGCCCGTGGTGAGCGTGATCGATCTCGGCATGGTGAAATCGGTGTCGGTGGACCATCGCGTCGCGCGCGTGGAGCTCATCCCCACGTTTCTGGGCTGTCCGGCGCTGGGCTGGATTGCAGACAAGGTGAGGGCAGCCTTGGCGGAGCAGGGGTTTGAGGCTGAGGTGGCGTTTGCGCTCGACGTGATCTGGGACCCAAGCCGCATCACGCCGGACGGGATCGACAAGCTGCGCCAGATGGGTGTGGCGGTCCCGGTGAAGAGCGACGCCGCGCCCGTCGCATGTCCGTACTGCGGCGCGCGCGACACCGACATTGAGAGCTTGTTCGGCCCAACGCCGTGCCGCGCCGTCTACTACTGCCGAGCTTGTCGCCAGCCGTTTGAGGCGATGAAGCCGTAA
- a CDS encoding phenylacetate--CoA ligase family protein, with amino-acid sequence MMYQPELETMSRADLEALQLARLRAMLERVYARVPFYRARFDEAGVKPSDLHTLADLARFPFTRKQDLRDHYPLGLLAVDKREVARIHGSSGTKGKPTLVAYTQGDLGRWSEIVARSIVTAGGRPGDVFHVIYGYGLFTGGLGFHYGAERLGMTVVPVSGGQTARQVTLMEDLRPRGIAGTPSYCLTIAEHMRAEGKDPRAIGIQYGIFGAEPWTEEMRQKLEDAYGLKAMDVYGLSEVIGPGVGIECIDAQEGLHIAEDHFLVEVIDPETLEPVPPGTYGELVFTTLTKEAMPVVRYRTGDVAALIPEPCRCGRTHARMTRIKGRIDDMLVVRGVNVFPSEIEAVLFATEGLSPHYQIVVERESGLDRLTVLVEPDVVWARQAGDAAEPGVEQALCARVASRLRDVLGLSTDVRAVPTGSLPRSEGKAVRVVDRRHVYA; translated from the coding sequence ATGATGTATCAGCCCGAGTTGGAGACCATGTCCCGCGCGGATTTGGAGGCACTGCAGCTTGCGCGACTCCGCGCGATGCTAGAGCGGGTCTACGCGCGGGTGCCGTTTTATCGCGCTCGCTTCGACGAGGCGGGCGTGAAGCCGTCCGACTTGCACACGCTCGCCGATCTAGCGCGATTTCCCTTCACGCGCAAGCAGGACTTGCGCGATCACTATCCGCTCGGCCTGCTGGCCGTGGATAAACGCGAAGTGGCGCGCATCCACGGCTCGTCTGGCACGAAAGGCAAGCCGACGCTCGTCGCCTACACCCAGGGCGATCTCGGCCGATGGAGCGAGATCGTCGCGAGGTCCATCGTGACGGCGGGCGGCAGGCCTGGCGACGTGTTTCACGTCATCTACGGATACGGCCTGTTCACGGGCGGGCTCGGCTTCCACTACGGCGCGGAGCGGCTGGGCATGACCGTGGTGCCCGTCTCGGGCGGCCAGACGGCTCGCCAGGTGACGCTGATGGAGGATCTGCGGCCGCGCGGGATTGCGGGCACGCCGTCGTATTGCCTGACCATCGCCGAACATATGCGGGCAGAGGGGAAGGATCCGCGCGCCATCGGGATCCAGTACGGCATCTTCGGGGCGGAGCCTTGGACGGAGGAGATGCGGCAGAAACTCGAGGACGCCTATGGGCTCAAGGCGATGGACGTGTACGGGCTGTCGGAGGTCATTGGGCCTGGCGTTGGGATTGAGTGCATCGACGCGCAGGAAGGGCTCCACATCGCGGAGGACCACTTTCTCGTCGAGGTCATCGATCCAGAGACGCTCGAGCCTGTGCCACCCGGCACCTACGGAGAGCTGGTGTTTACCACGCTCACGAAGGAGGCTATGCCCGTCGTGCGCTACCGCACGGGCGACGTGGCGGCCCTCATCCCCGAGCCATGTCGGTGCGGCCGCACGCACGCGCGGATGACGCGCATCAAGGGGCGGATCGACGACATGCTCGTCGTGCGCGGGGTGAACGTGTTTCCTTCGGAAATTGAGGCGGTCCTATTCGCCACCGAGGGGCTTTCGCCGCACTACCAGATTGTGGTGGAGCGTGAGAGCGGTTTGGATCGGCTGACCGTGCTCGTCGAGCCCGACGTGGTGTGGGCGCGACAGGCGGGCGATGCGGCCGAACCGGGCGTCGAGCAGGCCCTGTGCGCCCGCGTCGCCTCGAGGCTGCGGGACGTCCTTGGGCTCAGCACGGACGTGCGTGCGGTGCCTACGGGCAGCTTGCCGCGCAGCGAGGGCAAGGCCGTGCGGGTGGTCGATCGCCGGCACGTGTACGCGTGA
- a CDS encoding EthD family reductase, protein MIKLIALYKKPADVEAFEAHYREVHLPLVEKVPGLVRAEVTRIKSDAMGGEAPYYLMAEMYFENEETFRQAMKSPENKAAAKDVMSFAGDIVTMMVGQVDEG, encoded by the coding sequence ATGATCAAATTGATTGCGCTTTACAAAAAGCCCGCGGACGTGGAGGCGTTCGAGGCGCATTATCGCGAAGTGCATCTGCCGCTGGTGGAAAAGGTGCCAGGGCTCGTGCGCGCCGAGGTGACGCGCATCAAGTCCGACGCCATGGGTGGCGAGGCGCCTTACTATCTCATGGCGGAGATGTACTTCGAGAACGAGGAGACGTTCAGGCAGGCCATGAAATCGCCGGAGAACAAGGCCGCGGCGAAGGACGTCATGAGCTTCGCGGGCGACATCGTCACGATGATGGTCGGCCAGGTCGACGAGGGGTGA
- a CDS encoding thioesterase family protein, with the protein MREGLAPGQQKSWEITVTEDMCPSFLGKRVHPVLSTATMISYMEWVARRTILDYLEDGEEGIGHSVSVRHLAPAPVGKRVSFYAEVTRVEGPRVDCRVWAEHDKARIGEGEVVQYILPKAKIEARIRAMA; encoded by the coding sequence ATGCGCGAAGGGCTGGCGCCAGGTCAACAGAAGTCGTGGGAGATCACGGTGACCGAGGACATGTGTCCTTCGTTCCTTGGAAAGCGCGTACATCCCGTGCTGTCGACGGCGACCATGATCTCGTACATGGAATGGGTGGCTCGGCGAACCATCCTCGACTACCTTGAAGACGGCGAGGAAGGCATCGGCCACAGCGTGTCCGTGCGGCATCTGGCGCCCGCGCCCGTCGGCAAGCGCGTCTCGTTTTACGCCGAGGTGACGCGCGTGGAGGGTCCGAGAGTGGACTGCCGCGTCTGGGCGGAACACGACAAGGCCCGCATTGGCGAGGGCGAGGTCGTGCAGTACATCTTGCCGAAGGCGAAGATCGAGGCGCGTATTCGGGCGATGGCGTGA